The following coding sequences are from one Paenibacillus sp. JDR-2 window:
- a CDS encoding response regulator transcription factor, with product MKGTVLIVEDQPNFREGLKFMISQSRNWTVIGEAETGEEGWQKALELKPDLILMDIHMPVMNGIELAERIHSHGMDTLFIIITGFQDFQYAQSAIRYGAMDFLLKPCSDEDISGILGSASKKLQAKRKDQQTTREHLLRSILLKYQMNQELTSHFLRMFEGCQLWLVTITDYFPEGKNYGADDLYVLQYGIYNIVQELALSEEADAKLLILKEDQFILSASSDLKTDCWREHAELAVREYLGIAIESIPLGPCMDVDQLMSAYASYNEQRVLAPTVPQTADRSSKHQAVEAVKNEIMSLIISGDLQALHDYFEKVGGQAGSLQLTDGKFLVINHSLALDQISEVLGLFSHQGKSAESLLQTIDQLPGSMELKSWFKAACQDFETRLDRWKQQANPYVNSIQQAIDYIEEHYLDSDLSIKQVAENIHLNPSYLSTLFKKETGETFTGYVNKLKLQKAQVLLRNTDMKISEICQTVGFEDSTYFSSVFKKHFQISPSEFRQNH from the coding sequence ATGAAGGGAACCGTCTTAATTGTAGAGGACCAGCCTAATTTCCGTGAGGGGCTGAAGTTTATGATCTCGCAGAGCAGGAATTGGACCGTCATCGGAGAAGCCGAGACCGGTGAGGAAGGCTGGCAGAAGGCGCTGGAGCTGAAGCCCGATCTCATTCTGATGGACATTCACATGCCCGTTATGAACGGGATTGAGCTCGCGGAGCGCATTCATTCGCATGGGATGGATACGTTGTTTATCATCATTACCGGCTTTCAGGATTTTCAATATGCGCAATCCGCCATCCGGTACGGAGCGATGGATTTCTTGCTCAAGCCCTGCTCGGATGAGGATATTTCAGGCATTCTAGGCAGCGCCTCCAAGAAGCTGCAGGCAAAACGCAAGGATCAACAGACGACGCGCGAGCATCTGCTCCGCTCGATTCTGCTCAAGTACCAGATGAATCAGGAGCTGACCTCGCATTTCCTCCGCATGTTCGAAGGTTGCCAGCTGTGGCTGGTGACGATTACGGATTATTTTCCGGAGGGTAAAAATTACGGTGCCGACGATCTATACGTGCTTCAATACGGCATCTACAACATCGTCCAGGAGCTGGCGCTAAGCGAGGAGGCGGATGCCAAGCTGCTTATTCTGAAGGAAGACCAGTTTATTCTGTCGGCATCCTCCGACTTGAAGACGGATTGCTGGCGAGAGCATGCGGAGCTTGCCGTACGCGAATATTTAGGCATTGCTATCGAAAGTATCCCGCTTGGCCCATGTATGGACGTCGATCAGCTGATGTCTGCCTATGCTTCCTATAATGAACAGCGCGTGTTAGCGCCAACGGTTCCGCAGACAGCGGACCGGTCAAGCAAGCATCAAGCCGTCGAAGCGGTGAAAAACGAGATCATGTCGCTCATTATCTCCGGGGACCTTCAAGCTCTGCATGACTACTTCGAGAAGGTTGGCGGGCAAGCCGGCTCCCTCCAGCTGACGGACGGCAAGTTTCTGGTGATCAATCACTCCCTTGCGCTGGATCAGATTTCCGAGGTGCTCGGACTGTTCAGCCATCAGGGCAAATCGGCCGAGTCGCTGCTGCAGACGATTGACCAGCTTCCGGGAAGCATGGAGCTGAAGAGCTGGTTCAAGGCAGCCTGCCAAGACTTCGAGACCCGGCTGGACCGCTGGAAGCAGCAGGCCAATCCGTATGTGAACAGCATTCAACAGGCGATTGATTATATCGAAGAGCATTATTTGGACAGCGATCTGTCGATCAAGCAGGTGGCGGAGAACATTCATTTGAACCCAAGCTATCTGAGCACTTTGTTCAAAAAAGAAACCGGCGAAACCTTCACCGGCTACGTCAACAAGCTTAAGCTGCAGAAAGCGCAGGTGCTGCTGCGCAACACGGACATGAAGATCTCGGAGATCTGCCAGACCGTCGGGTTCGAAGACTCGACCTATTTCTCGAGCGTGTTCAAAAAGCACTTCCAGATCTCGCCGAGCGAGTTCCGGCAGAATCATTAA
- a CDS encoding sensor histidine kinase has protein sequence MPFHTRSLVVKLILSLSLIVILTSSITGIIVYRSNQNMFREEIRSQFLQNNKQALQRINQNIHEVERISQSIVFHPTVVKILTNSLNNEDKVEQLQLMYDMVSQAKLDAPHIRAMFIYNLRGDSYYNANYGAVSMLEKPTRSIINQELEGTNGALTWFRLKLASSADPSGYRYMIIAARQMKSTYQETYGTLVLVLDEGFFSEVIDDIGQDDGIVYLLDRKDRLLFSQRSQEVNADEEQDSPEVIPLQHDQEERASIVQSTGQGNYLFVKNTSDSGIFKLISGLGLSALDKRNADILKTIALSGLFSILLAGLLLTLTSTRLLRPLGNLVSGMRRLRSGQMNARVEVRSKDELAFLGESFNDMADNIQKLVDEVLLKQLREKEAELRAIQAQLNPHFLYNILNEIYWKLYLQNAKDTAGIIQSLSKILQYSLKPIEQPSTLREELEQLQSYINIQMSLFHPDLELDIQTDEHLLCLEMQRLLLQPAVENVFVHAFADKTKADKKLLRIHVYQEQEHLRVDVTDNGKGIKPEMLLKLAAGDRDVHGNHLGIHNVERRIQLVYGAPYGLHFDSRPGDGTTVSFILPISKEDSV, from the coding sequence ATGCCGTTTCATACCCGAAGTCTTGTCGTCAAGCTGATTCTCAGCCTGTCGCTGATCGTCATTCTAACTTCCTCTATAACCGGAATCATCGTGTACCGGTCCAATCAGAACATGTTCCGCGAGGAAATCCGCAGCCAGTTCCTGCAAAACAACAAGCAGGCGCTTCAGCGGATCAACCAGAATATCCATGAGGTTGAACGGATCTCGCAGTCTATCGTCTTCCACCCTACCGTCGTGAAGATCTTGACGAACTCCTTAAATAACGAAGATAAAGTCGAGCAGCTGCAGCTCATGTACGACATGGTCTCGCAGGCGAAGCTTGATGCGCCCCATATTCGCGCGATGTTCATCTACAATCTGCGCGGCGACAGCTACTACAATGCGAATTACGGCGCCGTCTCCATGCTGGAGAAGCCTACCCGCAGCATTATTAATCAGGAGCTGGAAGGCACCAACGGCGCCTTGACCTGGTTCCGGCTCAAGCTGGCCAGCTCGGCCGACCCAAGCGGCTACCGCTATATGATTATTGCCGCCCGCCAAATGAAGAGCACCTACCAGGAAACGTACGGTACGCTGGTACTGGTGCTGGACGAAGGCTTTTTCTCCGAGGTCATTGACGACATCGGACAAGATGACGGCATCGTCTATTTGCTTGACCGCAAGGATCGTCTGTTGTTCAGCCAGCGAAGCCAGGAGGTTAACGCCGACGAAGAGCAGGATTCACCGGAAGTCATTCCGCTGCAGCATGACCAGGAAGAACGGGCATCGATTGTTCAGTCTACCGGCCAAGGCAATTATCTGTTCGTGAAAAACACCTCCGATTCCGGCATCTTCAAGCTGATCAGCGGATTGGGACTAAGCGCTCTGGACAAGCGTAACGCCGATATTTTGAAAACCATTGCGCTATCCGGCCTGTTCAGCATCCTGCTGGCCGGCCTGCTCCTGACACTCACCAGCACCAGGCTGCTTCGGCCGCTCGGGAATCTCGTATCCGGGATGAGGCGGCTTCGGTCGGGCCAGATGAACGCCCGCGTCGAGGTTCGCTCCAAGGATGAGCTGGCTTTTCTAGGAGAGTCGTTTAACGATATGGCCGACAACATTCAGAAGCTGGTTGACGAGGTGCTGCTCAAGCAGCTGCGGGAGAAGGAAGCGGAGCTAAGGGCGATCCAGGCGCAGCTCAATCCGCATTTCTTGTACAATATATTGAACGAAATCTACTGGAAGCTGTATTTGCAGAACGCCAAGGATACGGCCGGCATCATCCAATCGCTCTCGAAAATCCTGCAATACTCCTTGAAGCCGATCGAGCAGCCAAGTACGCTGCGCGAGGAGCTGGAGCAGCTGCAGAGCTACATTAATATTCAGATGTCCCTCTTCCACCCCGACCTCGAGCTGGATATCCAAACGGACGAGCATCTGCTCTGCTTGGAAATGCAGCGACTGCTCCTCCAGCCGGCGGTCGAGAACGTCTTTGTCCATGCCTTTGCCGATAAGACAAAAGCGGACAAGAAGCTTCTGCGGATTCACGTTTATCAGGAGCAGGAGCATCTGAGAGTGGACGTAACGGATAACGGCAAAGGGATTAAGCCAGAGATGCTGCTTAAGTTAGCGGCGGGTGATCGCGATGTTCACGGCAATCATCTGGGCATTCATAACGTGGAACGAAGAATCCAACTCGTCTATGGCGCGCCATACGGGCTGCATTTCGACAGCAGGCCTGGTGACGGAACAACCGTCAGCTTTATTTTACCGATCAGCAAGGAGGACTCCGTATGA
- a CDS encoding ABC transporter permease: MKSASKKALFKKNVPLMLMFAPALAYYLIFRYLPIGGLVISFENYNFFDGVFHSPWVGFKNFEMLFSNDKTLRIIWNTLWLSVLNLVVGFPVPIILALMINSVRRSWYKRFVQTVVYLPHFFSWVIVGGMVITLFSMESSFLNHWIEDKYGEPYPFLYKTFSWVTIFVGSGVWKEMGFSTIIYLAALTSISPALYEAAALDGASKWKQTWHVTLPGIRGTIILVLILSMGRVLEVGFDQIYNLRNAMVSDISEVISTYIYTLGIQGGQFSLTTALGLFESVVAFILILGANLIAKKFNSNLF; the protein is encoded by the coding sequence TTGAAATCAGCATCTAAGAAAGCCTTGTTCAAGAAAAATGTGCCTCTAATGTTGATGTTTGCTCCGGCACTTGCATATTACTTGATTTTTAGATACTTGCCAATAGGCGGGCTTGTCATCTCCTTCGAGAATTACAACTTCTTCGATGGCGTGTTCCATAGTCCTTGGGTAGGCTTCAAAAATTTCGAGATGCTCTTCAGCAACGACAAGACGCTCCGGATTATTTGGAATACGTTATGGCTCAGCGTGCTGAACTTGGTCGTTGGCTTCCCGGTACCGATCATTCTGGCGCTTATGATTAATAGCGTTAGACGTTCATGGTATAAAAGATTCGTTCAGACGGTCGTTTACCTGCCGCACTTTTTCTCCTGGGTTATCGTAGGCGGCATGGTCATTACGCTGTTCTCGATGGAATCGAGCTTCCTGAACCATTGGATTGAGGACAAGTATGGCGAGCCGTATCCGTTCCTGTACAAAACCTTCTCCTGGGTGACGATCTTCGTAGGATCGGGCGTGTGGAAGGAGATGGGCTTCAGTACGATTATTTATCTGGCTGCGCTTACGTCGATCTCGCCGGCCCTGTACGAAGCGGCGGCGCTGGACGGGGCAAGCAAATGGAAACAAACCTGGCATGTTACGCTGCCCGGCATAAGAGGCACGATCATCCTAGTGCTCATTCTCTCCATGGGACGAGTCTTAGAGGTTGGTTTCGATCAAATCTACAACCTGCGGAATGCCATGGTATCGGATATTTCCGAAGTGATTAGCACGTATATCTATACCCTCGGCATCCAAGGCGGACAATTCAGTCTGACAACGGCGCTTGGTTTGTTCGAATCGGTGGTAGCCTTTATTCTTATTCTGGGCGCAAACCTGATCGCCAAAAAATTCAATAGCAACTTGTTCTGA